DNA from Brachyspira aalborgi:
AGATTAAATTTTTTATAGAATCTTCATTTTCAATTAATATATCTTTTAAGTTTTCTGAATTTTTTTCTATTTACCCTCTAAATATATCGCCACAAATTCAATAGAATTTTTTGATATTACATTAAACGAAGGATATTCTATTTGAGCTATAGCTATATCTTTATATTTTCTATAAGTTACGCTCACATCATAATAACCGCCTTCTTTAGGCAAATAATTACAAAGCGAATCTTCATTATCTGAAAATATTCTTTGATACAAAGCGCCTCTTTTTTTTATAGATTCTATTATCTCTATCGGATTAAGCTCGTATATAATTGTCATTTGATTTATTTTTTCAATTAAACTAGAATCTAAATTTAAAAGAAAATTTGATGTAAACTCCAAAGCGTCTCTATTTGAAATTAATTTTGAAATATATTTTTCAAATTCATAAACTCCGAATTCCGAATTTGAATCTCTCTTTTTATCGCATCCGTTTATAATAAATAAAATCGATAATATTATTATAAATATTTTTTTCATTTATTAACAATTCCTAAAATTAAAATTATATTTTTTTATCGTCATTATTTTCGTTCATAATATCGTCCAAAGCGGAATATATATCCGATTTAGGCTCTTCAAAAATATTATAAGGATTATTTTTCTTAACGGAATATTCTATATCGTCCAAACTCGGAATCTCTTCTACATTATCGCTATTTATATACGAATTAACTTTTTCAGCGGAAGGCTTTTTATTATTTTCTATTAAACTTTTTTTTAATTTTACGGCTGAGATTTTTTCTTTTATATAAACTCTTAATTTTATCATATCTTTTTTTATAGAGAAAAATAAAAATACAAATATTGAGATAAAACAAAGCCATACAAACCATTCGCCGAATCTCGTATATATTGTAATTTTATCGTTTAAAGAAACATTAGCTATCATATAATCAGGTTTCCAAAAAGGAATAGTTGATATAATTTTTCCCGAACTTGAAATATGTCCCGTTACTCCCGAATTTCCATTATGAACTAAATCTCTTCTGTTTTCTATCGCTCTAAATACCGACATATAAAAATGTTGAACTAAAGATTCATCGCTATAAGACCATGCATCTTCCGTTATTACCGCTAAAATTTGCGCTCCATTATAAACGAAATCTCTTACAAAATCTCCAAATGCGCTTTCATAACATATAAGTCCCGAAAAAGTATAACCTTTAGGATGATTAAAAACCGTTTTTTTCTTTCCTCTATTCCACTTACTCGCTCCCGCTTTATCAAATTGTTGATACATAAAATTAATAATATTCTTAAAAGGAAAAGTATTTAAAAGAAATTCATTATCTTGAAAAGGATAAGCTTCTCCGCCTGGAACAAGTTTTATTTTAGAATATTCTTCTAAAACATTCCCGTTATAATCTATAAACTCCATGCCGTTATAATATTCAAAAGGATTATAAGCGTTTTCGTTTGTATTTTCTTTTATTATCGTAGTTCCCAAAAGATGATAGGTTTGAGTTTTTTTTATCATATCGTATAAAATAAAAGTATTGTATATGGCTGGATATGTAGAATTGGAAGCTAATCCGTATTCGTATAATTCTCTATTTCTTGCAATATAAAATCCGTAAGAATCCATAGTAACCGATTCTGGATAAACTATCAAAGAAGGATTAGATAAAGCCGCTTCTTGCGATAATTTCGCTATTCTATTAACTGATATAGTTCCGTTTTGAGTCATTCCGTCTGGAATTTCTTCGCTTTTAAATTTATCCGATTTAAGTAAAAAGTTTTCTGCAAATCCTTGAATTCCTCCCGAATTTTTTCTAAAAGGCTCTCCTGTATAAATGCTATTCCAATAATTATTAGGGTCAAAAGATTTCTGTATTAAAGCGATTTTAGTTTTTTTTGCTCTTAATCTTTTTGACTCTTCAAGATGTAATTTTATAGCTCCATAAATTATAATCAACACTAAAGAAGAAGCCATTATTATAGCGGGCAAATAATGATTTTTATTTTTTATTTTTTCGGCATTTAAAAGTATATAATGACTTATCATAGCGTTTGTTAGATATATTATAAAACTTATTCCCAAAAGTCCGATTGTGTCGGCTATTTGTATAAACGGAAGAAAATTCCATTGAGAATATCCGACTATTCCCCAAGGAAATCCTAAAAATCCGATATTTCGCATATATTCCATAAAAGTAAATACTATCGGAACGATTATAAATCTAAATTTAGGAAGTCTTTTCGATATAAAGCCGCTTAATAACATTGCAGGAAAATAAAATAAAAGGACGAGTAAAAAAAGAATTGTAAATAGAGCTAAAAAAGCTACAACCGCTTCGGTTTCTTTTAACATAAAAGCCGATACCCACATAAGCAAATAACCAAAAAAAATAAGAACGAATATTGCAGACGATATTATATAATATCTGATTTTTTCCGCTTTATATATAATTATAATTAAAGGCGTTAAAGCTATAAAAGATATTGGAAAAAGATTTAAAGGCGGAAAAGCGAAAGCTAAAAGTATCGCGCTTAAAACGCTTAATATGATTATTCCCGATATATACGAATTATATTTATACACTTAATAAATTCCTCATATTTTTTGCATTTATTATAGATTATTTAAGATAAAAATGCAAAATATTAAATAAGTGGATTTTATTAAAAATTAATTACTTCAGAAGATACTTCGCAATGACGAGTAGAAGTTCAAAAAAAATAATAAAAAAAGTTCTTGACTTTTTTTAAAATTTTGTTATCTTATAAATAGACTAGTTAAAGAGTTTAATTTTATGAATAATAAATTTTGCATTAAATTCCAGACAGACATGGCATTATTCTGTCCTTTTTCTATTGCAATTTATAAATTCTATATTTTATCTATATAAGAAATATATTCTACATTTAGTTAATCCAATTTTAACTTTGTATAACCTATCTGGAAATATTTCTCGACTGTTTATAAATAAAAAAATTAATATTTTCATAAAAGGAGTATAAATTATGAAATTTAAATTATCTATCATTATTTTTACAATTATTTTAAGCATATTTTATTTTCAAATGGTTTCTTGTAAAAGCAATGAAGACCCACAGACCCTGCAGCCAGTTTATTCCAATTATCCCGTTTATTCAAATTATACAGGAGAGTTAATTATTAATAATTACATGCCTTCAGTGTATGATATAATCAAACATCCATATAGACGCTTTAAAGTCGATACCAAAGAATATAGCATTATGGTTCAATCGGATATTGATAAATTAAATAATCTTACAAATAAAGATTATTTAGGTAAAAATATAACATTAAATTAACTTTTATATTTATTAATAAAAATTTAAGGAGTTTAAAATGAAATTAAAAATATGTATAATAATTTTTTATTGTTTATTAATTCTTGCATGTAAGAGCGTTAAAGAGCCAGATTATATAGAATTGATAGGAGAATTAACGCCAGGCGGAAGAGGAAGACTTACTTTAGAAGTATTTGTGTATAAGCGTGTAGAAAATATGATATTTATTATTTATATTTTCCTCATACCGATGGAATAAGTTGGTATGGTGGAGATTATGATGGGCTTCCTTTTTGTAAAAAATAACATAAATTTTATTTCTAAAAAACATTGCAATCCGTATTTAAATAAAGTCAATCTTAAAATAAAATTTTATTATGTTTTAATAGAATTTTAATATAATATCAATTATTGATTTTTTACATTAATTAAATTAAAATATTTGCATTATATAAATAATTGGAGTATTTTATAAATGAACGGTATTTTTAATGCGGATACTTTAATAAATGCGGCTATGACTCTATGTTGGATAGGACTTTTAATTTCTTCCGTAATGGCATTAACGATAATAGTCGATAGATTTATTTATTTCACAAAAATAAAATCTTTAGACGATTCTTTATCTCAAAAAATTGTCTCTCTTATAAAAGAAAATGAAATAAAAACGGCTATAGCTTTATGCGAAACGAGTAAATCTCCTCTATCGAATATTATAATCGCAGGATTAAATAATTCAAAAGCTTCAAAAGAATATATGCAAAGTCAGGCAAATAAAGAACTTCCAAAATTAGAAAGATTTATAGCGGCTCTTTCTACAATTTCTACGGTAGCTCCGTTGCTTGGGCTTCTTGGAACAATACTTGGAATGATTCAATCTTTTGCCGTTATCTCTACCGTTGGAAGCGGACGCCCTATTGCTTTGGCTTCGGGAATAGCAAACGCTCTACTAACTACGGCGGCTGGACTTATAATCGCGATTCCTTCGGTTGTATTTTATAATTATTTTGTAAACGCGGTAAATAAAAAAATATTATTTATGGAAAACTTATCAAATGAAATATCCGATTTTTTGGATAAAAATTAATTTATGGATTTTTTAATTATAATAATTTTGATTATCTTAAACGGCGTATTTGCTATGTCGGAAATAGCCATAATATCGGCAAGAAAATCTTCTTTAATGAAAGAAAGCAAAGAAGGAAATAAAAATGCAAAAACCGCTCTTTCTCTTGCAAATCAACCCGACAAATTTTTATCGACTATTCAAATAGGAATAACTTTAATAGGAATATTGACGGGAATTTATTCGGGAGATACGATTGCAAAAGAATTATCAAATATTTTAATAAAAATAAATATTCCTACAATTTACGCTTCTTCAATATCAAAAATAATTGTTGTAGCTCTTGTTACTTATCTCACTTTAATATTTGGAGAGTTAGTTCCAAAAAGACTCGCAATGATTATGCCCGAAAAAATAGCAAAAGCCGTTGCAAGTCCAATGAATATATTGTCGAAAATCGGCGCTCCTTTCGTTTGGATACTTTCAAAAAGCGCTTTAATAGTTTCAAAAATTTTGGGAATAAAAGACGATAAAAATCCTATAACCGAAGAAGAAATTAAAT
Protein-coding regions in this window:
- the lnt gene encoding apolipoprotein N-acyltransferase, whose translation is MYKYNSYISGIIILSVLSAILLAFAFPPLNLFPISFIALTPLIIIIYKAEKIRYYIISSAIFVLIFFGYLLMWVSAFMLKETEAVVAFLALFTILFLLVLLFYFPAMLLSGFISKRLPKFRFIIVPIVFTFMEYMRNIGFLGFPWGIVGYSQWNFLPFIQIADTIGLLGISFIIYLTNAMISHYILLNAEKIKNKNHYLPAIIMASSLVLIIIYGAIKLHLEESKRLRAKKTKIALIQKSFDPNNYWNSIYTGEPFRKNSGGIQGFAENFLLKSDKFKSEEIPDGMTQNGTISVNRIAKLSQEAALSNPSLIVYPESVTMDSYGFYIARNRELYEYGLASNSTYPAIYNTFILYDMIKKTQTYHLLGTTIIKENTNENAYNPFEYYNGMEFIDYNGNVLEEYSKIKLVPGGEAYPFQDNEFLLNTFPFKNIINFMYQQFDKAGASKWNRGKKKTVFNHPKGYTFSGLICYESAFGDFVRDFVYNGAQILAVITEDAWSYSDESLVQHFYMSVFRAIENRRDLVHNGNSGVTGHISSSGKIISTIPFWKPDYMIANVSLNDKITIYTRFGEWFVWLCFISIFVFLFFSIKKDMIKLRVYIKEKISAVKLKKSLIENNKKPSAEKVNSYINSDNVEEIPSLDDIEYSVKKNNPYNIFEEPKSDIYSALDDIMNENNDDKKI
- a CDS encoding MotA/TolQ/ExbB proton channel family protein; translation: MNGIFNADTLINAAMTLCWIGLLISSVMALTIIVDRFIYFTKIKSLDDSLSQKIVSLIKENEIKTAIALCETSKSPLSNIIIAGLNNSKASKEYMQSQANKELPKLERFIAALSTISTVAPLLGLLGTILGMIQSFAVISTVGSGRPIALASGIANALLTTAAGLIIAIPSVVFYNYFVNAVNKKILFMENLSNEISDFLDKN